The genomic window CAGGTCTTCGGCCAACCTTGCTACCTCGGCATTGACGCATGATAGCTCGGATCCCGAGTCGAGTAATGCCTCAATCTCGTTGTTCCCGAGCATGATCGGCAGGTGCGGCCGGGGCCGAAACCTTAACTCTGGCTGGTGCTGGGCCGGTCGGCGTGGTCGACGCCCCCGGCCCGTTGTGCGTTTCCCGTCAACGGGTGGCAATCCCTTGTTAGGACGCCGTCCTTGCCACAACGGGAGCAAAACTTAACGGCGGGGCGTCGGCATTCGGCTCTGGTGTGGCCTCGTTGCTTGCAGCGCCAACAGCACTCTTCTCGGCTataggcgacggcggcggccaCTGCCGGTGGTCGACTGGCTTGCTGTTTCTCGGTATGTTCCCTCTCCTGGCGTTTGATATCTTCAAATTCGGCTGTTTGGTTAGTGAGGTCCTCCAAGTTGCTCACGTCTCGAATTCGGatgtataatttgtattcgGGCCTCATATTCTCGTAGACTCGATCCAGGACTTCGTCGGTGGAAAGGTTCCCCGCTCGACGGGCCATGGTTAGCAGTGCGGTAGCATATTGTTTGAACGGTTCTCCCGCTCGTTGTATTCGGCCGTGTATTTCTCGCGTGAGCTGGGCCCGATATCGGTGGGGCAAATAATAGTTCCGGAAGCTCTCCTGGAAATCGGCCCAACGTTTCCACTGTTCCTGGTTATTTCGGAACCAGAGCAAAGCATCTCCTTTTAGCATCTCGGGTGGCCCTAGCAGCAAAAGGTCCCCCGGGTAGCCGTATGCTCGCTGTAGTTCCTGGATGCGCTCGAGAAATGCAAACGGGTCTCTTCCATCGAAGTGGACGCCCCACTTTCTAATTTGATTGATGACTTTCGCGTGATCGGTCAGGCTGACAGATTCGTTCTCACAAGGGGGACTCGTTTCGGCCCGACTGATGGCGGCACCCTCCATCCGAGCTTCTGGTGCCGGGGCGTGAAATGGTAACAGTTCCTCCACGTGGCTGAATGCTGGAAGCGGTTGGTGCTGCGGTGTGCCAGCCGCGAACGCATCTAGGTATTTGGAGGCGTGTAGCTCGTCGTCTGGTACCTCCATGAGGATGGCTGACTGTGATTTGCACTGTGGTTTCGGTGGATCGGTTCTATTGAGGGCCATTGAGGGCTTATAATCGGAGTTGGTTTCTACAAACCTTCGTAGTCGGTGTCGTAATTGACTGCAAGGACCGCTGTTGTCAATGTGAATTCGCGCTAATTCTTCGGCTAGATCGTTTTTGGACAGTCTGTAAATCCAGCTCTTCATTCGTGTTAACTCAAGTCTCGGTCTGGTCAGGTCCCTGTTCGGGCGCcatgtaacacggtaatttccggttcggagagctcgtcggaagccagggcacgagtataaagaaaaccgagacttgggttaatcgaaaaataaagaatttattaacaaacgaAGGCAAGAAATATTTAGTTGAAATAATACACTTAATCTACGAAAAGAGAGATATATACAGAAATGAACTTAAGAATAAACTGTCACGAAAACGGCTATCTGCCGTAAGCTGGATTCCCAGAGATTGTTAGTGCGGGTCGCTTTCGGTCTTATCCTAGGTAACAGACCGCGTCGGTTATACAGGACTCCGAGGATTACAGGACGGGCCGCTCGGGCAGTGTCGGGCGCAcgggcttcgcgttcgcgagtcggcggcgcggattacaaaccaggccgtgagggccgtgtcggacgcacaggtttcgcgttcgcgagtcggcggcgcggattacaaaccaggccgtgcggaccgtgtcggacgcacaggtttcgcgttcgcaagtcggcggcgccgcgacTTAATTCAATCGTGCGTCGGAATGCCAGGGCCGTGTTGGCGCGGAGATGCGAGAgagagtcgggagcgcccgattCTCGGAGAGGTCGGCGTCGAgaatggccgggagcgcccggtcaaaggaaggctcgggagcgcccgagtctcggagatgtcggtgtcgaggacggccgggagcgcccggccgaaggaaggctcgggagcgcccgagtctcggagatgtcggtgtcgaggacggccgggagcgcccggtcgaaggaaggctcgggagcgcccgagtctcggagatgtcggtgtcgaggatggccgggagcgcccggtcaagggaaggctcgggagcgcccgagtctcggagatgccggtgtcgaggacggccggaagcgcccggtcgaaggaaggctcgggagcgcccgagtctcggaggtgtcggtgtcgaggacggccgggagcgcccggtcgaaggaaggctcgggagcgcccgagtctcggaggtgtcggtgtcgaggacggccgggagcgcccggtcgaaggaaggctcgggagcgcccgagtcgtcaagagcgaagtcggtttcagaggccgggtgagcccggtcgaggaagtcttgggagcgcccaagacctggaggatcggatgctggggtgctccccagcgcggaataaggtgcctcgtctgcgctcgaggcagcttatatacccgtgtgcCCGGGAGTGAAGGCCCCCACTCCCAAACGgtcgggtggcggtgcgcggtgtgggcggttgggcggcccatgttgTTCGTTGCGAAGAGTCCGCGCtactcgccgcgggcggctggtcggcccgtgcttaatttaatttaattgtggacgggaccgcgcgattactttgggcgaacggtggtggtcgcggcgcggggtctgaagtGTTCGTCGTGGCTATCCGCCACAAGTCTATGATTCTTAGtgccaatgtgacataaaatatatgtaaaaattcctgtagcttcgatattaattacgttacccgtctacaattttatgcaacaattgagaggtggaattagcaatttttaaactttaatcgaacttgtagtaatattttcatcgattttcgttgtaccgacttttgctaaattttagattttcttgtatggtgtagttttttcaaattatcattCAAAGATATTCGATTggtttttttactgtttcattatttttttaaatactattaagtgatatttatgctatacaagtatcaaattaataattgtttttttcatattcaagcaatataaaatttcatgttaggtctatgattcttagtgccaatgtgacataaaTTATGCCCcgtctcgtccggatggatACTTGTAGTAGCGTTCCGCTGCTGCTCACTTACAACAGGCTAGTTCAGCTAAAAAATTTAGGATGGCACCACGCGCGGCGCCGCGTGCGCCACTCCCGCGCACGCACCGACCCAACCGTCATTGTTTTTCCTGTTGCGTTCGCTTGCACAGGTTACAGGTTTCTTCATCGTGATTTCTTCGTTATTATTAGCTTCCATTATGGGTAAGCATTCGCATAAATCCCGAAAGAGGAGACATTCTTCGTCGGAGAGCCGTCTCAATAATATCGAGGAGAAAATCGCGCGGATCATGGATTTCATGACACGTGTAGCAGATGAGGTTAGCTCGTCTCGCCGTTCTCCATCCGTCTCATCGGGATCGCACGTCTCCGTGCAGGAAGCCGGGATGGAACAGCCGGCGGCTTCAACGATTATTGTACCCCAGGCGGGGGCATCTGAGTGCTCGGTTACACCGGCACCGCCACAAGGTGTGTACAGACATGCTGGTTCTGCATTTGCGAAATGCAGGCGGCATAATGTCGCACTCTTTAGTCGATCTCGTGATGATGATTGGACAGTTTATTTTGCAGCTGCGGCGGAGGTTGCTGAGGAAGGAGAGCTGGCGTCACCTGAGGTAATTGAAGTCCAACCAGACATTCTTTCTAAAGAATTGTTTGGGTCTGATGCGGAATCCGTGGCTCCTCTGCCCTGGAACGAGCTTGTAGCACAAAAATGGCTCGCCTTGGTTCGCAAGGGCCTTCCAGAGGAAGATCTAAAGGTCCTCCTGAAAAAGTATCTGCCTCCCGACTCTTCAGATTTTCTCAGAGCGCCAAAGCTCAATCCCGAGTGTGAGGCATCCTTAAGGACTAACCCAGTAGTCAAGCGTGACtcatatatttgtaaaatacagGACCAAGCAGGCATTGGCTTATATAGCTTAGGGGAGGCACTCTCAGACATGCTTAGACCGGAAGTCCAGCCGTCTTTATCTTCTGAAGCTCGTTTGGCCCTGTGCAAAATCAGAGATGCTGGAAAAATTATGGCAGACCTGTTTTTCCGTATATCGCTGCATCGAAGAGCGCAGTTTACTTCGGTCCTGAACTTGGTAGCAAAATCGACAGCCGATGCTCTCCCCGCAGACAATTTTCTGTTTGGCTCAACTTTTGGGGAGGAGATTAAGAAGGCCAGTTCGATGCAGAAGTGCTCTAAAGATATTGTCAGGGCTGCTCCGTCATTCTCTAGGAAGCCTTTGCAGTCGCTTCAGACTTCTCAAACACCTTCCGCCAAGTCGGGAAACTCCCGTGCCCCTCCGAGGTCGTCGAGGACAACACCGCGGAAACCTGGGGCGCAGAATGTCCGCCAGAAGACCACCCACCGTTCCAGGTCTCGTTCGAGGAGACGCCACTAGAACAGGTAATCTTAGGGGGCAGACTATCTTATTTCCTTCCTAGATGGAAGAGAATCACGTGTGATCCAGTGATTTTAGAAGCCATTGCTGGGTATAGGCTACCGTTTAGACACGTTCCCCCTTGTCAGCGTTCTGAACCTTCCGTCCACCTTGACAATTTGGAAGAACAAGCCTGCGCCAACGAAATTGACAGGTTAATTAAGGAGGGAGCGGTGGAAGCAGTAAACGATTGTGAGGGACAATACTTATCTCCGTTTTTTGTCCTCAGGAAATTCTCAGGAGGTTGGAGATTTATcctaaatttgaaaaatttaaataatttccttaTTGTCCCCCATTTTAAAATGGAAGACTGGAAAACCGTAATTCgtttactttctccaggagATTTTTTAGCTTCTATAGATTTGAAGGATGCTTATCTGCTCGTTGCTGTAGATCATGAGGACAGAAAATACTTGCGTTTTAGATTCAGGGGCCAGCTTTATCAATTTCGTACCATTCCTTTTGGCCTGGCATCGGCTCCTTATATTTTTACCAGAATTCTGAAACCAGTGTTATGTTCACTTAGAGGGAAAGGATTATTCTCGGTAGCCTATTTAGATGATTTTTTGCTTATAGCTCCGTCATATAAGCAATGTTATGAAAACATTATTGTTACAACGAATCTGCTTTCGGATttaggttttttaattaaccggGAAAAAAGTATGCTTAAGCCAGCAAGATCTTGTCGTTTTTtaggttttctttttaacacagAATCCTTTTCTATCTCTATACCGCCGGATAAGAGATCTCGTTTATTAGAATTGGTCAGGTCTACCTTTTCAAAGAAAAGTTGCAAGATTCGTTTTTTCGCAAGTGTTATAGGATCTCTAATTTCAATTTGCCCGGCAGTGCCTTATGGTATGCTATATACCAAGATtttagaaagagaaaaattcttGGCTCTTTCTGAGGCAGATGATGACTTCGAAGCGCGAATGAGCCTGCCAGCCTCCATTAGGGACGATCTCCTTTGGTGGAAGGCGACGTTGGAGAATGATTCTCAATGTAATAAGATTAGGTCCGGGCGTTTTGAACAAGAAATCTATACGGACGCTTCTCTTACAGGATGGGGCGCAGTCTGTGGAGGATACCGCACCCACGGGTTTTAGACTAAGGAAGATAAGAGATTTCACATTAATTATTTGGAACTCTTAGCTGCATTTTACGGTTTGAAATGTTTCGCTTCGCAGTTGACGAATATAGATATTCTCCTTAGAATGGATAACTCTACGGCTATTGCGTATATAAATCGTATGGGTTCGATTAGGTTTCCACATCTCTCAGACTTAGCTAGAAAGATTTGGCTTTGGTGCGAGAACcgtaacatatttatttttgcgtcATATATTCCGTCCGCACAGAACGTTGAAGCAGACGCTGAATCACGTACGGTTTCAGACGAAACAGAATGGTCTTTGGGACAAGTCTTTTTTGAAGAAATTGAGGCTCACTTTGGTCGCTTTGATATCGATCTGTTCGCCACGCATATTAATGCTAAGTGTAGACGTTTCGTTTCTTGGCGACCTGATCCTCAGGCAACGACAGTGGATGCTTTTTCCATAGACTGGAATGATTTGTTTTTCTACGCTTTCCCTCCTTTTATTCTCATCTTAAAATGCCTAAGAAAGATAATTGCAGACAAAGCGGAGGGTGTCTTACTTGTTCCATGGTGGCCAACCCAGCCATGGTTTCCTTTGTTGCAACGTATGTCTATTGATCAACCGATTCGTTTTAAACCTAATAGTAATTTGCTATCTTCCCCTTTTAGAGAGATTCACCCGAATTGGCGGAAGATTTCCCTGGTGGCCGTGAAGTTATCCGCCAGGCATTTTTAAACAAGGGCTCTTCTCCGGCAGCCGTGGAAACGATGCTGGCGTCCATCACAGCGGGCACAATAGCGCAATACGCAAAACCACTTCGTTTATGGTGGTTGTTTTGCCGACAGAACCGAATAGATCACTTCTCACCACCTATCAACTCCTTTTTAGCCTTTTTATCTACCGTGCTATCTAACAGCCGGTCCTATGCTTCTGTAAACCTACATAGATCGGCGGTATCGCTAATTTCGGTAGACGGGGTTGGTTCGCACCCTTtgattaaaagattttttagaGGTGTAGCAGTTTTAAAACCACAGCGACCGCGTTATGAGTTCGTCTGGGAACCTACCCCAGTGATTGAATACTTAGCCTCACTGCATCCGCTGGAAAGCCTCTCATTGGAACTCCTTTCCAAAAAACTAATCACCCTATTGGCATTATCAACAGCCCAAAGGATGCAAACTTTCGCCgcttttcgattaaaaaatattattttttcggaGTCTCTAGTTATTAAGGTCCCGGACAAACTTAAAACGTCGGGTATTGGTAGGGCTCAACCTCTACTGAGCTTTAAACCGTTTACGGCCCGTCCGGTGTTATGCATTTTTTCAATAGTAAGGCATTACTTGAAGGTCACTAGACCCCTTCGGAAAGAAGGTGGTGaggagttttttatttcgtttcgtCCACCCTTCCTCCCAGTGTCGTCCCAAACTCTGGCTCGTTGGGTGAAAACCATTTTGACAGCGTCTGGCGTAGATACCTCGGTTTTTTCGGCACATTCTACCCGCCACTCGGCTACTTCCTTTGCAGCCCAAAAGGGCGTCAGCCTGGAGGAAATTAGACGCACCGCAGGTTGGAGTAGCG from Cardiocondyla obscurior isolate alpha-2009 linkage group LG19, Cobs3.1, whole genome shotgun sequence includes these protein-coding regions:
- the LOC139110252 gene encoding uncharacterized protein, which encodes MEQPAASTIIVPQAGASECSVTPAPPQGVYRHAGSAFAKCRRHNVALFSRSRDDDWTVYFAAAAEVAEEGELASPEVIEVQPDILSKELFGSDAESVAPLPWNELVAQKWLALVRKGLPEEDLKVLLKKYLPPDSSDFLRAPKLNPECEASLRTNPVVKRDSYICKIQDQAGIGLYSLGEALSDMLRPEVQPSLSSEARLALCKIRDAGKIMADLFFRISLHRRAQFTSVLNLVAKSTADALPADNFLFGSTFGEEIKKASSMQKCSKDIVRAAPSFSRKPLQSLQTSQTPSAKSGNSRAPPRSSRTTPRKPGAQNVRQKTTHRSRWKRITCDPVILEAIAGYRLPFRHVPPCQRSEPSVHLDNLEEQACANEIDRLIKEGAVEAVNDLPYGMLYTKILEREKFLALSEADDDFEARMSLPASIRDDLLWWKATLENDSQCNKIRSGRFEQEIYTDASLTGWGALTNIDILLRMDNSTAIAYINRMGSIRFPHLSDLARKIWLWCENRNIFIFASYIPSAQNVEADAESRTVSDETEWSLGQVFFEEIEAHFGRFDIDLFATHINAKCRRFVSWRPDPQRDSPELAEDFPGGREVIRQAFLNKGSSPAAVETMLASITAGTIAQYAKPLRLWWLFCRQNRIDHFSPPINSFLAFLSTVLSNSRSYASLVVASTPSSKQRPDDELATDTIQVAKGVNVPHKL